CACGCCGTCACCGAGCCGGTCGCGATCGAGGTCAATGCGCGGCAGATTCCGGCATTCGAACAGCGTGATCGTTCGCGCGTGCGCTTCGGCTCGCTGAACTATCGCAGCGGCCTGGTGCTGACCTCGCCCTATCGCGGCTTCGGCGGACTGTCCGGCATCCGTTTCCTTGATGCGAAAGGCGAGCGCTTCCTCGCGATCTCCGACCAGGGCGCCTGGTTCACCGGTCGCATCCGCTACGACGGCCGCAGCATGGTCGGGCTCGCCGATGTCGAGGCCGCGCCGATGCTGGGCGCCGGCGGGCGGCCGATCACGGACAAGCGCCTCTGGTACGACACCGAATCGATCGCGCTCGACGGCTCCTTCGTCTATGTCGGGCTGGAGCGCGTCAACCAGCTCATGCGCTTCGATTTCGCCAAGGGCTTTACCCGCGCCCGCGGCGAGGTGGTCCCATTGCCACCTGCCGCGCGAAAGCTGCCGTACAACAAGGGGCTCGAGGCGCTCGTCGTCGTGCCGAAGGGCCAGCCGCTCGCGGGCACGCTGATCGCGCTGTCGGAGGGTGGGCTCGATGCCGACGGCAATCTGATCGCGTTCCTGGTCGGCGGGCCCACGCCCGGCCAGTTCAGCGTCCGGCGCACGGACAAGCAGTTCATCAGTGACGCGGTGCTGCTGCCCTCGGGCGAGCTCCTCATCCTCGAGCGCAAATTCTCCTGGTTCACCGGCATCAACATCCGTATCCGCGCGATCCCGCTCAAATCGATCGTGCCGGGCGCGCTGGTCGACGGTCCCGTGCTGTTCAGTGCCGATCTCGGCCACGAGGTCGACAACATGGAAGGCATCGACGCCCACGTCACGCCCGAAGGCGAGACCGTGCTGACGCTTGTCTCCGACGACAATTTTTCCCTGCTCCAGCGCACGCTGCTCTTGCAGTTCACGCTGGTGGAGTAGAGGGCGCGGGGAGGCTGGCAGTGCTGCCCTCTCACGTCGTCCCGGCCTAGTGTGTGGCGGTGCCCTTGCGACCATGTGAGAGCGCAATGCATGGCACCGCGGGCGGGCATTCCCGCCGCGCCGGTGGTAATCCGGGTTCCGCTGACTACACTTCTCTCAATTGCCCATCCACCCCTCGGAACATCCCGCATGAGCGCCCTGTTTTCCCCGATCAAGCTGCGCGGCCTGACGCTGAAGAACCGTCTCATCGTGTCGCCGATGTGCCAGTATTCGGCCGACGACGGCGTCGCCACCGACTGGCACTTCAGCCACATCAACAATCTGGCGCTGTCGGGGGCTTCGATGTTCTGCATCGAGGCGACCCATGTCGAGGCGATCGGCCGCATCACGCCGGGCTGCCTCGGGCTCTACAGCGATGCCTGCGAGGCGGCGCTGAAGCAGATCCTCGCCTCCGTGCGCAAGCACTCCACGATTGCGATCGGGATGCAGCTCGCCCATGCCGGCCGCAAAGCCAGCAGTGCGCGGCCCTGGGACGGCGGCCAGCTCATTCCGCAAGGCCAGGGCGGCTGGCAGCCGGTGGCGCCATCCGCGGTGCCGCACAAGGAGGGCGAGGCCGCGCCGCTGGCGCTGGATAGTGCCGGCCTGAAGCGCATCCGCGAGGCCTTCGTCGACAGCGCCAAGCGTGCGGCCCGGCTCGGCATCGACGCGATCGAGCTGCACGGCGCGCACGGCTATCTCCTGCATCAATTCCTCTCGCCGATTTCCAACCGCCGCACCGACGACTATGGCGGGTCTTTGCAGAACCGCATGCGCTTCCCGCTCGAGGTGTTCGACGCGGTGCGTGCGGCGTTCCCGTCCGACAGGCCGGTCGGCATGCGGGTGTCGTCGACCGACTGGGTCGAGGGCGGCTGGGATCTTGCGCAGACCATCGAATTTGCCAGGGCGCTGAAGGCGCGCGGCGTCGACTGGATCGATGCCTCCTCCGGCGGCGTCTCGCCGCTGCAGAAGATCCCGCTCGGCCCCGGCTACCAGGTGCAGTTCGCAGAGAGCATCCGCCGCGAGACCGGCCTTCCCACCATCGCCGTCGGCCTGATCACCGAAGCCGGGCAAGCCGAGGAGATCGTCGAAAGCGGCAAGGCCGACATGGTCGCGCTCGCCCGCGCCATGCTCTACGATCCCCGCTTCGGCTGGCACGCCGCCGCCGAGCTCGGC
The DNA window shown above is from Bradyrhizobium sp. CB1650 and carries:
- a CDS encoding esterase-like activity of phytase family protein, coding for MSTLSSRRSFLGQAAAGFSTFAIPTLARAQPVTEPPPKAAQIPGQVEHAVTEPVAIEVNARQIPAFEQRDRSRVRFGSLNYRSGLVLTSPYRGFGGLSGIRFLDAKGERFLAISDQGAWFTGRIRYDGRSMVGLADVEAAPMLGAGGRPITDKRLWYDTESIALDGSFVYVGLERVNQLMRFDFAKGFTRARGEVVPLPPAARKLPYNKGLEALVVVPKGQPLAGTLIALSEGGLDADGNLIAFLVGGPTPGQFSVRRTDKQFISDAVLLPSGELLILERKFSWFTGINIRIRAIPLKSIVPGALVDGPVLFSADLGHEVDNMEGIDAHVTPEGETVLTLVSDDNFSLLQRTLLLQFTLVE
- a CDS encoding NADH:flavin oxidoreductase/NADH oxidase, with the protein product MSALFSPIKLRGLTLKNRLIVSPMCQYSADDGVATDWHFSHINNLALSGASMFCIEATHVEAIGRITPGCLGLYSDACEAALKQILASVRKHSTIAIGMQLAHAGRKASSARPWDGGQLIPQGQGGWQPVAPSAVPHKEGEAAPLALDSAGLKRIREAFVDSAKRAARLGIDAIELHGAHGYLLHQFLSPISNRRTDDYGGSLQNRMRFPLEVFDAVRAAFPSDRPVGMRVSSTDWVEGGWDLAQTIEFARALKARGVDWIDASSGGVSPLQKIPLGPGYQVQFAESIRRETGLPTIAVGLITEAGQAEEIVESGKADMVALARAMLYDPRFGWHAAAELGGEVEAPPQYWRSQPSTQKALFGKTTFGAR